The DNA segment AACAACTATCGACGCCCGTACCTGTTGATCATATTACAAGATTACTAGATCCAGATATCGCAGCCTCTATGCACATCCCTGAAGGTACTTTGTTTGTTATTGGCGGCAGTGATGGTTGTCTGGCCAATCTGGGAGTTGGAGCTGTGAAACCGGGAGTGGCTTCCGTAACTGTTGGCACCAGCGGAGCTATACGGGTAACCAGTCCTCTACCAAACCCTGAGCAAAAGCAACGGTTATTTAGCTATCTCCTTAGACCGAATGAATATATCATTGGAGGCGCTGTTAATAATGGGGGAATTTTGCGGAGCTGGTTCCGGGATACCTTCTTAGACGAACCAATCGAAAAAATACAGGATAAGGATGCTGACACTTTATTAAACGAAATGATAGATTCAATCGATCCTGGATCAGAAGGCTTGATCTTTTTGCCCTATTTAACCGGTGAACGTGCTCCGCACTGGAATTCCAATGCTAAAGGTGTTTATTTTGGAATACAGTTGCAGCACACCAAGGCCCACTTTGCCCGTGCAATGATGGAAGGCATGTTGTTCGTCATCTACAGCGTGGGCATTGCGTTGGAGGAAAACACCGGCCCCATTCACAAGATATATGCAAGTGGCGGTTTAGCACGTTCTCATAATCTTGTTCAAATGTTAGCAGATATTTTCAACAAGCCTGTTTTCATTAAAAACACCGTGGAAAGCTCTGCATGGGGAGCGGCACTCATAGGTATGGAAGCATTAGGAATTGAGCTTAAGGAGCCAATCACAAAGGCAGATAATGCTGAACAATTGTATAGACCGAATGCGAAAAATCATGCGGTCTATGTAAGAAATTTTGAACAATTTCAGCGACTTTATAATAAGCTAGAAGACGAGTTTTAAATAAATCGACCGCTATGCCTTTAATCATTATCATATTTGGAGTGGTTATGCTACTCATTTTAGTAACTGCGATCAGACTAAACACTGTATTTTCCCTGCTTATAACCTCTATCGCGGTGGGCTTTGCCATGGGAATGAGCGTTGAGGAAATTCTTAAATCTGTTGAAACTGGAGCAAGCAGTACGATGGGACAATTAGGACTTTTGCTGGCCTTTGGATCAGTTCTTGGAAAGCTGATGGCAGAAGGCGGCGCTGCAGAGCGTATTACAACGGTATTGACAGCGGTATTTGGCAAAAAGAATTTACCGTGGGCCATGGTGCTTACGGGCTTTTTGGTTGGCATACCGTTATTTTACAATGTTGGATTTATCGTATTGGTGCCATTTGTCTTTATGGTTTGTGCATCTAACAAATTACCTATGCTGTAAGTAGCTATTCCACTATTAGCAGCGCTTCGGATAAAGAAGCCAGAGCGGTAATTCAGACAACGGATATGGGATTCTTTGTGGCGGGGAATATGGCCATTGAGCAACCATTAGATATTTCAATTACTGAAAATAAAATGATGCTGGCGATCTATCTTGCGGCACTGGAAGTTGAAAACGACAGGCGAGCGCTGAATACATATTATGGAATGCGTCGTGCTAAAAAGGAAGGAAGATTGATGGGAAGGGCACCTTACGGATATGTTAACAAAATAACGGAGGACGGAAAAAATATGTAACGCTACAAGAACCGGAAGCGTCAAACATGAAATGGGCATTTACGGAAATGTCCAAAGGCGTGTATTCAGCGAGCCAGATAATGGATATGATGAACAGAAAGAAAGGAAAATCAGTTAAGATTAGTGCCTTTCTTGCAAGTCTACGCAATCCGGCATATTGTGGTAAAATTTACGTGGAGCAATTCAATGGGGAAGAGGCTTGTTTTGTTAAAAGTATTCATGAACCTCTGATCAGTGAAGAACTGTTCGAAAAAGTTCAATGTATAATGGACGGTAATGTGAATCCAGCCAGACCCAATGTTAAAGTATTGTCTGACGATAATTTACCTTTAAGAGGTTTTCTTGTATGTCCTGAATGTGGTCATTTGATTACAGGCAGTGCATCTACAGGGCGTTCTGGAAACAAGTATTATTACTACCATTGCCAGTCTCCGTGTTCATACCGCTACAAATCTGAGATTATTAATTCTAAATTTTTAGAGATATTGCAGTCTTTGGAAATGCGTGCCTCTATAAGAATTATTTAAAAAAAGCACTGAAACAAAATTTTGAAAGATTAATCAATAATCCCCAAAGGGAAAGAAAGCAATTCTATTAGAAATAGATCGTTTAAACAGCAGCTTGAAACAGGCAAGAAATAAACTGATGGAGGAAGTAATTGATAATGAAGACTACCTCGAAATTAAAACCGACTATAAAGCGCAAATTGAAAAGCTCGAAGCTAAATTAACTAAAGGAAAAGAGAATAAGAAAATAGATCTTACCAAATTACTAGACCAAGCATTATCGAACCTGGTAGACCTTGCGAAAGTCTATACTGATGGGGATATTGAGGTGAAGCGTAATATAATTGGCTCGATATTCCCTGAAAAATTGCAATTTTCAAAAAATCATTATCGAACCACCCGACCCAATGTTTTACTCTGTTATATATATCAGATAAACAATGAGTTAGGGATAGAAAAAAACCGGAAAGAAAGTGAATTATCACCTCTCTCCGGTCTTGTACCCAGGACCGGGATCGAACCGGTACTCCTAAGAACTGGTGTTTGAGACCAGCGCGTCTACCAATTCCGCCACCTGGGCTACTGTTTTTCCGTGTTTGAATCGGTGTGCAAATATAGAAACTTTTTATGAATACCGAAAAAAAATTAAGCAAAAAAATTAAAAATTTATCTCAAGACCATCGTAGGCAAGATGTATTCCGGATGGAAGTTGTTTGTCTTCAACATCATGCAGACCCAAATGATGACTGATGTGTGTTAAAAATAATTGCTTAGGTTTCAGTTCTTCAAATAGTTTAAGGATGTCCGGAAGGATAAAGTGTGCCGGATGCGGATCAAACTTCCTGATGCAATTTAAAATCAATACATCCAGATTCTTTAATTTTTCTTTTTCCGTGTCGGAAATAAAACCTGCGTCCGTAATATACGCGAGATTTTTAAACTTATAGCCAAAAACGGTAATTTTATAATGAATTACTTCAACCGGAGTAATTTCTGTATCTAAAACGGTAAAGGGACTGTTCTCAATTTCATGAAGCTCAAAAGCAGGAGCTCCGGGATATCTTTCATCAGCAAATGCGTAAGGAAAACGTTTTTTTACTTCATTTCCCACTCTGGAATAGCAATAGAGAGGCATGTCATTTCCTGTTTTGAAAATCAGAGGGCGCATGTCATCAAGACCGATCACATGGTCATTATGTTCATGCGTAAGCAAAGCTATATCAACCGTATTTTCTTTATTAGCAAGCATTTGCTGTCTGAAATCGGGACCGCAATCAATCAGTATTTTTTTACTTTCATCGGTGGTCACCATGACAGAAGATCTGAGACGGCTGTCTTTGGGATTTTCTGAAGTGCATACCTCGCAGGTGCAGCCAATCACGGGTACACCCTGGGAAGTTCCCGTTCCTAAAAATTTCAACTTCATTTCTTTTGAGGTTGTTTTAATTTTGGTAAATTTACGAAAAATTTAATGTCCTAATGTATCAGAAACTAACTCCTAAACAAAAAGCATTAACAATTAATCTAGATCCTACTATTTATGGTACTTTCGCGGAAATTGGAGCAGGGCAGGAGACTGTTCGGCACTTTTTTAGAGCAGGGGGAGCTTCAGGTACAATCGCTAAGGCAATGTCGGCTTACGACAAAGATTTCAGTGATGCAATCTACGGAAAAGAAGTAAAAAACCGATACGTTACCCAAAACAGGCTTCGAAAAATGCTTCGCTATGAAGTCGCTTTGATTGAAGAACGGATTTCAAGGGAAAACCACCCGAACAGAAAGTACTTTTCTTACGCCAATACTGTTACCACCATTAATTTTGATAAAACAGTAAAAGGTCACGGCTGGGTTGGAATACGTTTTCAGGCGAATGAAAATGAAGATTACAACGAAATTGTAATTCACGTAAAATTTAAGGAAAATGATGCCACGTTACAACAGGAAACCCTTGGTAATCTTGGAGTAAACCTTATTTTCGGGGCGTTTCATTATTATGACAATCCAAGGAATTTAATAGAATCTCTATACGACGATGTAGCTAAAGATAACCTTGAAATTGATATGATCGATTTCAGCGGACCGGCTTTTACTTATGTTGATAACAGGCTGATGTCTTTACAATTGGTTAAAAACGGAATGACCGATGCGGTGATTTTCAATTCAGAGGGCAACAATATGCTTCCTGCAGATGTTTTATACAAAAAAAATATTTTTGCCGTAAGAGGAAGCTTCAGGCCCGTAACAAAGGTAAATATCGATATGCTGAAAAACGGACTCGATATGTTTCTTAAAGATGCGATATGTACAACCGACGAAACTGAAGTTCTCATTGAAATAACCATTTCAAATCTTCGTGCAGACGGCGATATTGATGAAAGAGATTTCCTGGACAGGGTAGATATTCTCGGCAAGCTCGGCTATACCGTTATCGTTTCCAATTATTCGGAATATTATCGCCTTATTGATTACTTTGCTTCCTATACAAGCGGAAATATTGGTGTTGCGATGGGGGTAAATAATCTTCTGATGGTTTTTGATGAAAGATATTATAAAGACCTCTCAGGAGGAATTCTTGAGGCTTTCGGAAAGTTCTTCAGAAATGGAATGAGAGTATATCTTTATCCTTACAAAGACCCTGAAACACATGAACTTTTAGACTCTTCTACATTAAAAGTGGAAGAAAATCTGAAAGAACTGTATAAATATTTCAAACATAACGAGCGCATTGTGGATATTACCAATTACAATCCGGAATATCTGGAAATTTATTCAAGAGATATTCTTAAAAAAATTGCATGTAATATCAAAGGCTGGGAAACACAGGTTCCTGAAGGCGTTGCAGAAATGATCAAAGAACGCGGAATGTTCGGGTATAAAGAAGAATTTTCACTAAAACAATTCTCTTAAACAATATAAAAATGTCAGAATTAAAAAAAAGACTTTTATCCATCCTGGAAAGTCCAAAACATAATACGGAAGAAAAACTTGAAAAAGTTTGCCATCTTTTAGATCAGGAAATTTCTTATTTCAACTGGACGGGTTTTTACTTTAAAAACGGAGATAAAGATGAGTTAAAACTTGGTCCTTACGTAGGAGCTCCTACCGATCATACCATCATTCCTTATGGTAAAGGGATTTGCGGACAGGTAGCCGTTTCCAATGAAACATTTGTAGTTCCGGATGTGAATGAGGAAAGCAATTACTTAAGCTGCTCCATTGATACAAAAGCGGAAATTGTTGTTCCTATTTTTAAAGACGGGAAAAACATCGGGCAGATTGATATCGATTCCCATACCGTTGATCCATTCACGGATGAAGATAAAGAGTTGCTGGAATGGCTTTGCAACGAGGTTTCCAAGATTTTGTAGTTAAAATTTTTGCTTAAAATAAAGACTCCGGCCCGAAGGGCCGGAGTCTCTTAGTTTTCTTTCTTTCTTCTTTCGAATTTTTATTATCTGCGTAATCATTGAAATCCGCGGGAGCTAAAAAGATTAACAAAAATCGTACGCTTAAGACCATCCGTGTAAATCAGTAACATCCGTTGTAAATACTATTTATAAGGCATGAATCGATTATAAAAATAAGTTAATCTGCCCTCATATTTGTGTAATTCATGAAATCTGTGGAAAAAAAACAGCTGCAATCTTACCGATCACATTTTAATTGCTTCCACTTCAGCAATCAGTCCTTTGAAATAGCTTTCGCATTTGGCAATATGAGTTCCGTACCATGAAAAAGCTTCCCCATCCACGATCATGATTTTCTTATCAGGATAAAATACTTTCAGTTCCTCCATATGTTTTTCTTTAAAAGGAAAGGGTTCGGAAGAAAGCATGATAATTTCAGCTTCTTTTAAATCTTCGGTTTCAATAACAGGATAGCGATTCCGATCCTTAAAAATATTTTCAAAACCAATTTCACTAAGAATTTTATGAATAAACGTATCCGAACCTATTGTCATATAAGGATTTTTCCAAATAAGATACGCAACCTTAACCCTGGAGCTAACTTTGGCCTCATTCAGAATATCATAAATTTTGAGATTAAAACATTGCGCTTTTTCTTCTTTGTTGAATAACCTGCCTAAAGTTTTAAGTAAATAATAATTGTCCTCAATATTTTCAACATTCGTAACAATTACCTTAAAATCGTCCATTAAGGCCTCAACCTGCTCTTTTACGTTTTCTTCCTTATTAGCTAAAATCAGATCAGGCTGTAAAGCTTTTATTTTTTCAATGTTGATATTCTTTGTACCACCTATAACAGTTACATTTTTTACTTTTTCAGAAGGATGGATACAGAATTTTGTTCTTCCGATGACTTCATTTTCAGTTAAGCCCAGATCAAATAAAGACTCGGTGATAGAGGGGACAAGAGAAACAACTTTCATAATGATATTTTAGACGTTGCCTAAAATTACAAAAGTTTATCCGTTAAGAAAAGTCCGGCAACAGAAAAATAGATAATAAGTCCCGTTACATCTACCAAAGTTGCAACGAATGGAGCCGAAGAAGTAGCGGGGTCAAGTTTTAGTTTTTTAAGAATAAACGGAACCATAGAGCCGGAAAGAGTTCCCCAAAGTACGATCATTACCAAAGAAACGCCCACACTTAGTCCAACGAAAGGCCAATAAATACCATAATTAAAAAAGCCTGCTTTATGCCAGATCATAATCCTCAAAAAGCCGATAATTCCTAAAATACCACCAAGGAAAAGCCCGGTGAATATTTCTTTTCTCATTACATACCACCAGTCTTTCAGCCCGATTTCCTGAAGGGCCATCGCTCTGATGATCAATGTTGCAGCCTGGGAACCTGAATTCCCGCCACTGGATATAATTAAAGGAACAAATAATGCCAAAACAACTGCCTTTTGGATTTCATCTTCAAAATATCCCATCGCCGAAGCAGTAAGCATTTCCGAAAGGAAAAGAATAATCAGCCACATTCCTCTCTTTTTTACCATTTCTATAAGAGAAGTCTGGGTGTACGGAACATCCAACGCTTCGAGTCCCCCGAACTTCTGGATATCTTCCGTATTCTGCTGCTCAATCTGGTCAAGGATATCGTCAATTGTTACAATGCCTACCAGAACTCCGGATTCGGTAACAATAGGAAGCGCAGCCCTGTCATATTTCTCAAAATACTGAACGGCATCTTCTTTTGAAGTGGTAGTTGTAATAGCTACGAAATGATTATCGGTGATCTCGGAAACCATGGTGTCTTCTTCGGCAAGCAATAAACTTCCTAAAGCAATATCATCAATCAGCCGGTTTCTTTCGTCCACTACATAAAGATAATTCATTGTTTCTACCTTACTTCCGACTTTTTTGATCTGTTGAAGGCATCTTTTAATGGTCCATTCTTTACGGATCTGGATATAATAAGGCGTCATCAGTCGGGCAATAGAATCAGAATCATAACCCAATAATTTCAGGGCAATTCTTCTTTCCTGAGGATTCAGATGATTGATGGAATATTTAATAAGCTCATCCGGAAAATCTTCAAACAATGCTGTTCTGTCGTCAGGGGTCATCGCATTGAGGATTTCGGACACTTCATCACTTCCGATACTGCGGATTGTTTCTTCCTGAAAATCAGGATCCAGGTGAGAAAAAACTTCTGCTTTGTATTCTTTCGGAACTTTCAGGAATGCCAAAAGCCTCTCGTCAGCGTGAAGTTCGCTAAGAGTTTCGGCAATGTCGGCGGGGTTAAAGATAAGTTCGTCCTTAGAATTCAAAACCTTATTTTTTGGCTATGCAAAAATAACTCAAATTTTTAAAACAAGAGAATACTGCTTTAAATTTAAGGATTAATTAAACTCGTGCATCTATTATCTAAATTAAGTATGAAAATTTTATACATAAAAAAACACCCACAAAAACTGCGAGTGTAAGAAGAATTTTGAATTGAGATAGTTTGAATGAATTGTTTATTTAAAAATACTAAAATAAATTAAATTATTCACCATGTAATGAATATAATTTCATGAAATTCAATGATATGCATAATATCAATTAGAGATTTAAAAAAAGATTGGTGAAAAAATTTTTGATTGAATGGCTAAAAACCGTTTTCTGCGGAAGGTTTTATTTTTCGAAGCTGTTTCAGGATGTCTTTAATAGCCCCGTTAGTACCGATCTTTACGGAATTTACCGTAGATCCTAAAAGCCGCATATTTTTTCTGTAGGTGTCATAATCTGTTTCCGTGATAAGGTTACCCTCCGCATCGAAAAGTTTCATGCTCACGATCACCTGGTTGGAAAAAACATATTTCCCGATTCCTACTTTAAAATATTTTACTTTGGGTATGACAGCGAAATCTGCATCATTATTCAGGCAGTAATCTGAAATGGTTTTTTTATCGATGCTGTCAAACGAAATCTGAGTTTCTGTTTTGAGCATTTTGTTTTTCCTTTCGCTCAGATTATCGGAAACAGCACTGAAAAAGGCTGTGTTGGTGGGTTCTTTAATTTCTTCAATATCGGGTTCTACCTGGGGATTGAAGTAAAGTATTCGCTTTACTTTTGCCTCATGGTTATTTTGCGCTTTCAGCAAAGAAGAGCCTGAAAAGATAATAATGGCGAATAGTATGAAAACAGTAGAATTTCTCATCATGAATACCATGCAAAAGTACTGCCTTTTAACACGATATCATAATTTTTTTAAGAAATATTTAACATATTTTTCTATCAAAATCAATTTATGAAATCAATAATGTTTGTAAAATCAAAAAAATATCGTACTTTTGCAGCCGTTACATAATAATCATTTAAATAATATTGGAATGTACTTAAATACAGAAAAAAAGCAGGAAATTTTCGCAAAACACGGAAAATCTGCACAAGACACAGGGAGTGCTGAAGGACAAGTTGCACTTTTCACTTTCAGAATCAACCACCTTTCTGCTCACTTGAAGAGCAATCACAAAGATTACAACACAGAAAGATCTTTGGTGAAACTGGTAGGTAAAAGAAAAAGATTATTAGATTATCTTAAAAAGAAAGATATCGAAAGATATAGAGCAATTATTGCTGAATTAGGTTTAAGAAAGTAATCTACAAAGATTTTAAAGGGCAGCTTCGGAAGAAGCTGCTTTTTTTGTGCATTTAATTGGTAAAGAATGCACCTATTCATTTTTTTTGGATCTCTGCAATAATCATTATTTACCCGGAAAAATGAGCGCTAGTTACTGAAAACATAAATTAGTAACCATTTTGATATGGATTTTATCCGGAAGCGGTGCTAGATCCAAATAATTACATTAAATTTGCATCGAAAATTTAAAAAGTTTAAATATTAATCGTACTCAATACGGGGTACAAGAAGACAATTTTTTATGAGTATACCTCAAGCGTTTACAGAAACGATTACTCTTGCAGACGGCAGAGAAATTACTATTGAAACGGGGAAGCTGGCAAAACAGGCAGACGGATCCGTAGTCGTAAAATGTGGCGGAACAATGCTTTTAGCGACTGTTGTTGCCAATAAAGAAGCCAATCCCGGTGTGGATTTTTTACCGTTAACGGTAGATTACAGAGAAAAATTTTATGCAGGAGGAAGAATTCCGGGAAACTTTTTCCGAAGAGAAGCAAGACCTTCTGATCAGGAGATTTTAACGATGCGTCTGGTAGACAGGGTGCTGCGTCCGCTTTTCCCTGAAGATTTCCACGCGGAAGTTCAGGTAATGATTTCACTTATTTCTTACGACGGGAAAACCATTCCTGATGATCTGGCAGGTTTGGCGGCTTCTGCAGCCATTGCCATTACCGATATTCCTTTCAACGGACCGATGTCTGAAGTAAGAGTGGTAAGATTTGACGGCCAGCTGGCTATTAACCCAAGTTATGAGCAGCTGAAAGATTCTGAGCTGGATATCATGGTGGGAGCTACTAAAGATTCTATCGTAATGGTAGAAGGAGAGATGAAAGAAATTTCCGAGCAGGAAATGCTGGAAGCCATTATCTTCGCACACGCTGAAATCAAAAAACAAATTGAAGCTCAGGAAAGATTAGCTGAAAAAGTAGGTAAGGCTTTCCCTAAAAGAGAATATTCCCACGAAGTTCATGAGGAGGCTATCCGTGAAAAAGTGTGGAAAGAGTGCTATGACAAAGTATATGAAGTAGCAAAAACACCTTCTGCAAAAGAAGAAAGACACGAAAAATTCAAGGCTGTTCTTGATGAATTCCTGGCTCAGTACGTGGATAATCCTGAAGAGCTGGAAAGAATAACACCTTTCGCCAAAATATATTACCACGATGTAGAAAAAGAGGCTATGCGCCAGATGATCCTTGAAGACAATATCCGTCTTGACGGCCGTGATCCGCAAACGATCCGTCCGATCTGGTCTGAAATTGATTATCTTCCGGGAGCACACGGTTCTGCGATCTTTACAAGAGGAGAAACCCAGTCTTTAACAGCGGTAACCTTAGGTTCTGTAAAAGATGCCAACATGGTAGACAGTGTAATTTCTCAGCACGATGAGAAATTCTTCCTTCATTATAACTTCCCTCCATTCTCAACAGGAGAAGCAAGACCTTTAAGAGGAACTTCAAGAAGAGAGGTAGGACACGGAAACTTAGCTCAGAGAGCACTGCAGGCTGTAATTCCTGAAGAAAATCCATATACCATCAGAATTGTTTCCGATATTCTTGAATCCAACGGTTCGTCTTCCATGGCAACGGTTTGTGCAGGAACATTGGCATTAATGGATGCAGGGGT comes from the Chryseobacterium nepalense genome and includes:
- a CDS encoding gluconokinase, giving the protein MIIGLDIGTSSTKAVAFDLEGQVLATHSISYPILNPLEGYYEQDPEVIYRACIDSVARVMTELQDHDKVLHPMCISVSSAMHGLIAVDKSGKPLTNCIIWADRRSEEIAIGLKATEKGRLLYQQTGTPIHPMSLLCKLIWIRSHDEKVFFQSHKFIGIKEFLFYRLFGVYLVDHSIASATGLFDLHQLAWSDVALNVAGISVEQLSTPVPVDHITRLLDPDIAASMHIPEGTLFVIGGSDGCLANLGVGAVKPGVASVTVGTSGAIRVTSPLPNPEQKQRLFSYLLRPNEYIIGGAVNNGGILRSWFRDTFLDEPIEKIQDKDADTLLNEMIDSIDPGSEGLIFLPYLTGERAPHWNSNAKGVYFGIQLQHTKAHFARAMMEGMLFVIYSVGIALEENTGPIHKIYASGGLARSHNLVQMLADIFNKPVFIKNTVESSAWGAALIGMEALGIELKEPITKADNAEQLYRPNAKNHAVYVRNFEQFQRLYNKLEDEF
- a CDS encoding TonB-dependent receptor is translated as MYQKLTPKQKALTINLDPTIYGTFAEIGAGQETVRHFFRAGGASGTIAKAMSAYDKDFSDAIYGKEVKNRYVTQNRLRKMLRYEVALIEERISRENHPNRKYFSYANTVTTINFDKTVKGHGWVGIRFQANENEDYNEIVIHVKFKENDATLQQETLGNLGVNLIFGAFHYYDNPRNLIESLYDDVAKDNLEIDMIDFSGPAFTYVDNRLMSLQLVKNGMTDAVIFNSEGNNMLPADVLYKKNIFAVRGSFRPVTKVNIDMLKNGLDMFLKDAICTTDETEVLIEITISNLRADGDIDERDFLDRVDILGKLGYTVIVSNYSEYYRLIDYFASYTSGNIGVAMGVNNLLMVFDERYYKDLSGGILEAFGKFFRNGMRVYLYPYKDPETHELLDSSTLKVEENLKELYKYFKHNERIVDITNYNPEYLEIYSRDILKKIACNIKGWETQVPEGVAEMIKERGMFGYKEEFSLKQFS
- a CDS encoding ABC transporter substrate-binding protein, which translates into the protein MKVVSLVPSITESLFDLGLTENEVIGRTKFCIHPSEKVKNVTVIGGTKNINIEKIKALQPDLILANKEENVKEQVEALMDDFKVIVTNVENIEDNYYLLKTLGRLFNKEEKAQCFNLKIYDILNEAKVSSRVKVAYLIWKNPYMTIGSDTFIHKILSEIGFENIFKDRNRYPVIETEDLKEAEIIMLSSEPFPFKEKHMEELKVFYPDKKIMIVDGEAFSWYGTHIAKCESYFKGLIAEVEAIKM
- a CDS encoding MBL fold metallo-hydrolase; amino-acid sequence: MKLKFLGTGTSQGVPVIGCTCEVCTSENPKDSRLRSSVMVTTDESKKILIDCGPDFRQQMLANKENTVDIALLTHEHNDHVIGLDDMRPLIFKTGNDMPLYCYSRVGNEVKKRFPYAFADERYPGAPAFELHEIENSPFTVLDTEITPVEVIHYKITVFGYKFKNLAYITDAGFISDTEKEKLKNLDVLILNCIRKFDPHPAHFILPDILKLFEELKPKQLFLTHISHHLGLHDVEDKQLPSGIHLAYDGLEINF
- a CDS encoding SLC13 family permease encodes the protein MPLIIIIFGVVMLLILVTAIRLNTVFSLLITSIAVGFAMGMSVEEILKSVETGASSTMGQLGLLLAFGSVLGKLMAEGGAAERITTVLTAVFGKKNLPWAMVLTGFLVGIPLFYNVGFIVLVPFVFMVCASNKLPML
- a CDS encoding recombinase family protein codes for the protein MKWAFTEMSKGVYSASQIMDMMNRKKGKSVKISAFLASLRNPAYCGKIYVEQFNGEEACFVKSIHEPLISEELFEKVQCIMDGNVNPARPNVKVLSDDNLPLRGFLVCPECGHLITGSASTGRSGNKYYYYHCQSPCSYRYKSEIINSKFLEILQSLEMRASIRII
- the rpsO gene encoding 30S ribosomal protein S15, whose protein sequence is MYLNTEKKQEIFAKHGKSAQDTGSAEGQVALFTFRINHLSAHLKSNHKDYNTERSLVKLVGKRKRLLDYLKKKDIERYRAIIAELGLRK
- the mgtE gene encoding magnesium transporter, which translates into the protein MNSKDELIFNPADIAETLSELHADERLLAFLKVPKEYKAEVFSHLDPDFQEETIRSIGSDEVSEILNAMTPDDRTALFEDFPDELIKYSINHLNPQERRIALKLLGYDSDSIARLMTPYYIQIRKEWTIKRCLQQIKKVGSKVETMNYLYVVDERNRLIDDIALGSLLLAEEDTMVSEITDNHFVAITTTTSKEDAVQYFEKYDRAALPIVTESGVLVGIVTIDDILDQIEQQNTEDIQKFGGLEALDVPYTQTSLIEMVKKRGMWLIILFLSEMLTASAMGYFEDEIQKAVVLALFVPLIISSGGNSGSQAATLIIRAMALQEIGLKDWWYVMRKEIFTGLFLGGILGIIGFLRIMIWHKAGFFNYGIYWPFVGLSVGVSLVMIVLWGTLSGSMVPFILKKLKLDPATSSAPFVATLVDVTGLIIYFSVAGLFLTDKLL
- a CDS encoding pyruvate decarboxylase, with amino-acid sequence MVFMMRNSTVFILFAIIIFSGSSLLKAQNNHEAKVKRILYFNPQVEPDIEEIKEPTNTAFFSAVSDNLSERKNKMLKTETQISFDSIDKKTISDYCLNNDADFAVIPKVKYFKVGIGKYVFSNQVIVSMKLFDAEGNLITETDYDTYRKNMRLLGSTVNSVKIGTNGAIKDILKQLRKIKPSAENGF
- a CDS encoding GAF domain-containing protein; protein product: MSELKKRLLSILESPKHNTEEKLEKVCHLLDQEISYFNWTGFYFKNGDKDELKLGPYVGAPTDHTIIPYGKGICGQVAVSNETFVVPDVNEESNYLSCSIDTKAEIVVPIFKDGKNIGQIDIDSHTVDPFTDEDKELLEWLCNEVSKIL
- a CDS encoding polyribonucleotide nucleotidyltransferase gives rise to the protein MSIPQAFTETITLADGREITIETGKLAKQADGSVVVKCGGTMLLATVVANKEANPGVDFLPLTVDYREKFYAGGRIPGNFFRREARPSDQEILTMRLVDRVLRPLFPEDFHAEVQVMISLISYDGKTIPDDLAGLAASAAIAITDIPFNGPMSEVRVVRFDGQLAINPSYEQLKDSELDIMVGATKDSIVMVEGEMKEISEQEMLEAIIFAHAEIKKQIEAQERLAEKVGKAFPKREYSHEVHEEAIREKVWKECYDKVYEVAKTPSAKEERHEKFKAVLDEFLAQYVDNPEELERITPFAKIYYHDVEKEAMRQMILEDNIRLDGRDPQTIRPIWSEIDYLPGAHGSAIFTRGETQSLTAVTLGSVKDANMVDSVISQHDEKFFLHYNFPPFSTGEARPLRGTSRREVGHGNLAQRALQAVIPEENPYTIRIVSDILESNGSSSMATVCAGTLALMDAGVQITKPVSGIAMGLITDTKSGKFTVLSDILGDEDHLGDMDFKVTGTADGITACQMDIKIQGLSMDIMEKALMQARDGRLHILNKITETIAEPRADVKPHAPKMVVMEIPKDFIGAVIGPGGKIIQQMQKDTDTVIAIEEIGEIGRIEIAGTDREKINAAVAKINEITFVPVVGQVYNGKVVKIMDFGAFVAIAKGTEGLLHISEIEWARLDKVPYKEGDEVEVKFMGYDDRKKMKLSRKVLLPRPPRPEKKEGEQRGPRPEGQNRADRPARPEGNRRPEGEGEKPAGDQNPSNEA